GATAATTCGTAATTCGTAATTCGTAATTCGTAATTCGTAATTCGTAATGATACTCGTAGACTCGCTACCGCTACGCTAACGTAATTCGTAATTAAATATGAGTTTGTCAGATATCCCTAATCTCTGGGTTCCCTTGGTACTTTTAGGTTTAATTATTGTCGCTGCTGTATTTTTTAGTCGCAGCAATTAAAGCTTTTGTTGCAGTGCTTAACAGTTGAGTATAGCTACAGTTTATCCAAAGCATTACAGTGAAGGTGGAGGTTAAGTTGTATGTTCGCTGTTGTCACATCCTATACAATTTATTGGGCTACATACGTTTTAAATCTTGTAAAACTGCGGCGGCTGATTGATAGCGATCGCTAAAATGATAGCAAACCATTTTATCTAAAATGACCGCCAATTCTTCCCTGACTGGCACTGTTTGCCGCCACATCACATTCCCCGTTTCTGGATCTGGGTGGAGTTCTTGCGGTGGTATTCCAGTTATGGCTTGAATACCAATCATTCCTAAAGCGTAAATGTCACTGCATAGACGGGGATGACCGGCAAATTGTTCTGGAGGTGCATAACCCCGCGTCCCAATGGCTACTGTGGCTAATTCTGTTTGGTCGCTAGTCGGTGGTTGCATTAATTTGACTGCACCAAAGTCAATCAATACCAGCCGATTATCTTGAGCGCATCTAATAATATTAGTTGGTTTGATATCACGATGAATCACTCGATGCTGGTGAACAAATTCTAGAACTTCTAAAACTTGTTTGAACATCTCTATGACAAATAATTCGCTTTGCACATCCTGTACAGGTGGTAATTCTTCACTTAAAGTATGTCCTTCAATATATTGTTGAATTAAATAGAATTCTTGGTCATCTTCAAAATAAGCAAGTAATTCAGGAATCTGATGATGTTTACCCAAAGATTCTAATATTTCAGCTTCACTATGAAACAATCTACGAGCAACTTGCAAAAATCGTGTATCTTGACGGGCTGGCATTAACTTTTTAACTACACAAGTAGGATTACCCGGTCGTTGAGTATCCTGTGCTAAATAAGTGCGACCAAACCCGCCTGAACCAAGAACTTGAGACATTTTGTAGCGTCCACCCAAAAGCAAATCACCTGATTTTATTTCTGGTGAATCAATTGGAGCAGGAAAGTCAAGAGACGAATCGGGAATTGCGGTTTTGTCTTCTAAGAGTATATTTAATTGTGCGATCGCTTCTTGTTGTTTTTCAACTTGCAGAATAATCACCTGAGTTTGTCGCTGATTTTGGTAGCTAGTATAAGCAATTACACAAATACTACTAACAACCAAAGTAAGAGCAGAGGGAATTAAAGGCACCCATCCAGCCTGCAAAAACAAACCAATGCAGATTCCTACTAACCCAAGTAGAGCTGTTCCTCCCACCACTAGCAACAGCAAGGGATTTTGCCACCGCCATACGATAATTCCACCTAAAAGCGACCAGCCCCACATCCAAATAAATTCTACCCAGTCGGGCCAATACCAAATTAAAGGTCGCCCATCCAACACTGTACTGATGAGTTGACTTGCTATCTGTGCATGAATAAACAGAGCAGGCATTCTGGCTGGTTGATCTGGCAAAGTGCTGTAGGGTGTATAAAATCCGCCTGGGGGTAAATTAGCCGCAGTAGTGCCGATAATTACAAGACGGTCTTTGAATAAACTGGAGTTAACTTGACCACTGAGGACTTGCGTAAGGGTTACTTGATCGGCAAAACTGTTAGGGTGACGATAATTTAATAATATTTGATAGCCATCTGTATCCAGATGTTGATAGCTACCGGAATTAGGTTGTAAACGCGGAAAGAGGGTTTTACCTAACTGTAATTCTTTTTTATTAGTAAACTTGTATTCAATACCTTGTTTCTCTAGATAATTAATTCCTATTAGCGCCCCAAAAGCAAATGATGTTGTACATTTATTGTCTGTAGAGTAAGCAAATAACAAACTACGACGGAGAATTTGGTCGTTTTCATTGTCAGAAACAACATCGCTAAACCCAACATTATCTATAGGAAAATTGGGTGGTGGTGGAATTTCATCTCTACCCAAACTGCTGAACAAACAAGTGCTGACAATGTTATCTTGATTTTGAAAATTAATTGCCAAATTGTTATTTTCTGGTTGAAAAAGATATAAACCAACAATTCGCGGTTGATAAGACTCGATTTTTTTTAATAGCTGATTAATTGTCCGATCTGATAAAGCCCATTTCTCTCGTTTGAGATCGTCGTCAGTGATTTTTACTAGTAAAATCCGCCGATCGGGTGCTTGTGCTGGACGCGATCGCAACATTTCATCATAAACTCTTAACTCCCAAGGCTGTAACCATTTGAGTTCCCGAATTCCCCAGATAAACACGGTGACTCCCACACTGGTAACTAAAATAATTTGCAACCAGCTTTTGTTGTTGGAAGTTTCACGGGAATCCTGAACTTTGACAAAAGGGACACGGAGTTTTTTTAATAGTCCACTAATCACAGCGTTGTGGCAGAGTAGCCTGAATTGGGTAGATGTTGCAGGCGCAAAAGTTAATTTTTGGACTCTAGGTTAAAAGCTAATTAACCTGAGCTTCTCTATTAATGTAGCAATTTACTTGCTGGTGAGGAACCTTGGCGTATTCTTACTCTTAAAGCAAGCTAACGCGCGGTATTAACCAAAGAAATAAGCCATGTCTACGACAGGATATGACGCTCATTCGTTCTTAGCGTCTCCCTTTTGGTAAAAGACTTGCCATCAGGGTCGCGCACTGACACTAATCATCTGTTTGAGATGTTGGAGTATCTTCAACAGCACTGGCAATAGGTAAAGAAATAGGATTAGTAGATGGTGTTAGTGAATCTAACCGGGGTTGTTCAAGCGATGCTTCGATACTTGGATCGTCAAAATAGGAGCCAACAATCTTATCATAGTTAGAAGCAACAGCTAGAAAAGCGCCACCCAAAATATAGATAGGTAATGGCAGATTAAATTCTTGCAACCAATCAAACAATTCCGCCAAGGCAAACAGGACTAAAAAGCAAGCAAGCCAAACTCTCATATTCTCTATTTCCTAGATTGAAACAACTCTATTAATAGCTTAAATAGCTTGCATGATAGTTGATGTAGTACATAACAATCAACTTACAACCTTTATAACCATAGAATAGGTGCAGTCAGAGTTATAGCATCTGCTATATTGCAATATCTTGTAAAAAAATAAAATATATTTAGCTTATGCCTGCAATCAAACAGCCAAGTATTGCACTATTGGTTCGTGAGACTCGTCAATACCTCAAACTATCACAGGTAAAACTGGCAACGATGTTAGGGGTTTCATTCCACACTGTAAACCGATGGGAAAACGGACGAACACGACCTTCACCACTCGCTATGAAACAAATTGAAAAGTTACTATACCAGATGGGGGAATCCGGTGAGGCACTTTTAGCGAAATATTTTTAATGGCAAATGTGGTACCAGTAACATCATAGATGAAGTACTACTACCCCATTCGTGAGAAATTAATGCCAAGCAACTACTTTAAGCCTGATTTCACAGGGATCTTGCCAAATTATTAGAGCAAGGTAAATTAGTAGAAGCGATCACTAACTTAATAGCTGAATAAACCTGGCTCTATGTGATGTCGCTTTAGACTTTAGGTGTGTAATGCTCCCTAAAATGCTCTGGTGTACACAGAGATGTGTGTACACCGAAGAGAAGGGTTGGAAGAGAAGTCCTTCCAAAATTATTGAATTGGTGTTCTAGGTATCATATCTGAATTAGTTTCTATTTTTCACTTATCAGTGTTGGTGGAGTAATAGCTGCATATTCTTTGGATGTCAGCAGTGCTTCCTGAACATCAATCTTTTTGGGCAAGATTTTTTCGTTATAAAATAAATCGGCAACACTTTGTTGAGCTTTCATCAACTCTGGATTAATTCCTTTTAATCGATAATTAGCGCGTCCAGAAATTATTTCTTGAATGGGTAAATCAATTTTAAGTATGGGTGATATGAGTTTGGCTACTTCTTGACGATTTGCTTCCGCCCATTGACCATTTTTATCAATCTCTTCCAAGATAATCCGAAGTAATTCGGGATTTTCCTTAGCAAACTCCCGTGTTCCTACATAGTATCCGCCTGGAGTACCAATATTAGTAGCATCTCGCAGTACCCGCGCACCGTGGAGTTTTTCTACCAAAGCTAAATGAGGATCGCCAGTTACCCAAACTGGAATAGTGCCCTGAATAAATGCACCACGGGCTTCGACATTGGGCATACTCAGAACTTGAATATCATTGTATTTCAAGCCCACTTCTTCTAAAGCTTTGATAATGAAATAGTGAGAAGCTGAACCTTTTTGAAAGACTACTTTTTGTCCTTTGATTTGTGCTAAACTCTTAATTGGAGAACCTTTAGGAACTACGATCGCACTCCCTTTCCCAGAAGTGGCAGTAATTCGTCTACCAGCAAGATAGACAATTCTTGCACCAGCAGCTTGGGCAAAAATAGGAGGGGTTTCTCCAACTGAACCAACATCAATTTTGCCGACATTCATCGCTTCTATGAGTTGCGGCCCTTGGGCAAATTGTGCCCATTCAACTTTCACACCCAAGGGTTCCAAACGTTTTTCTAAAACTCCTCTCACTCTAACTAAATCACCAGAACTTTGATATCCCATTCTCAGAAGTTTTGTTTTAAAACTAATGGTTTTTGTTGCTGCTGGATCTGCTTTTGGTTCGGTTGCGCTATTTATATTATCACTGGGTGATGTACAACTGGTTAGTGTGGTAGATAAAGCCAAAAAACCAGGCATTACAAACAATGCCAATCTTCTAATAATTGGTGATTTTTTTACTACAGTATTGCTCAACATTTCTACAACTCCAGGCTAAATTAATCTCTGCTCTTAAGAAAAGATAAGTTTTTAAATTATTAAATTCAAGCTTGATAACTTTAATAATTTACTATTTTGATTTAATTGATTCTGGTATAAAAGCCGCATATTCTTTTGGAGTTAATACACCATCTCTAACATTAACTTTCTTTGGTAAGAGTCCTTGGCTGTACCACAAATCGGCAATTTGTTGTTGCTTAGTGACAACCTGTTCAGTAATTGGTAGCAACCCATAAACTGATTTAGCTTGAATCTCCTTCAAGGTAGGAACATCAATACCAACATCAGGAGAAACAAGTTCTGCTAATTTATCGGGGTTCTTTTTAGACCACTCGTCTGCTTTTGTAAGCTCCTCCAGGAAAATTTTGAGAACTTCAGGATGCTCTTTTGCAAATTTACGCGAGGTAGAATAAAAGCTTCCAATATCCTGGAGTCCTTGCCCATCTATTAATACACGACCAATATTTTTTTGTATGGCTCTTGTAATATATGGTTCCCAAGTTACCCAAACATCAAGTCCACCCTGGCTAAAAGCAACATTTGCATCTGGAGGTGGTAAAAAAATAGATTGAACATCAGTGAGCTTTAGCTTATCTTTTTGTAGTGCTTTCAGTAAAACATAGTGAGCAATAGAAGCTTTTTGAAAAGAAACTTTTTTGCCTTTAAAGTCAGCAGCACTTTTAATTGGAGAGTTTTTTGGCACCAGAAAAGAAACTCCTCTACCATTAAATGCTGTAGTTACTACATAGACAAGTGGTGTACCTGCTGCTTGAGCAAATATAGGTGGTGATTCAGCTGTGGCTGCAATGTCAAGAGAACCTGCGTTTAATGCTTCTAAAGCTTGCGGCCCAGCAGCAAACTCTAACCACTTAACAGTAAAATTCTTCGCTACCAAACTTTTTTCTAAAGTTCCTTGTTTCCTCATAACTGCAAGAGAACCAAGCTTAGAAGAAACAATTCGCACTTCTTGCTTTTGGGGAGTATTAGAAACTGATTGGCTTTGAGCTTCTGTACTAATTGGAGATGCTTCGTTTTGAGTTGTTTTATTTTCTTGGCTGCAACCAACTATGCTTATTGGGATTGTGAGAGAGAAAGCAGCTACAAGTAAAGATAAATAGTTACGTTCAATTTTATATTTAGCTTCTGCTTTGATAGCTAGGCTTTTATTAGATATCAGATTTACTGTTCGCAAAAAATGCTTTAAATTCTCGATTTTAGATTTTATCGGCTTGTTAATAGATATATGAGATTGCTGCAAATCTTTAAAAAATGCCATAAAACTCTATTGTCTCCTTCAATAGAAAACTTTTTACTGTAATATTGTGTTTAACCAAATTGGTTATTAAATACAGTTTATATCTCAATACGGTTCAGTTAAGGTTAGCGCTCTTTGCCAAAGTCATTTTTTTTAATGAACCGCAGAGGCACAGAGTACACAGAGAGAATAAAGAGAAGGGAAAAATTGCTTGATTGAACTGTATTGGTTTATATATTATCGGATTTGGTCTTGGAATAAAGTGTTAATAAACACTACCTGGCAGAGATAATAATATTTTTTGTAAATTTACTTTTGTGAGTGTGCTTTATCAATATTTATTTTACTAGCCAAAGGTAAAATAGAGTTTATATTTGGTTTTTTAAAAATCTGCACAACTCAAAAAGGTTTATTTACTATTATTAATATTAGGTTTCACGATAAAAAGAGATTACTATATAGATCGTTATGATAAATTAGGGTTTTTTATTGTCTAGTTTAGGAACGAGGGTGGTAGTCATCCACCCTATCTTTAAAAGCAGATTTTAGGTTTTAAAAGCGTTATAACTGTCTAAAGAATAAACCTAAAAAGGACGGCTACCTGCAAGACTAACTCGCTTCAAAACCCGTCGCTCATTTGGATCAAATGCTTGACGGTAATGCAAGGTAGCTTGATTATCCCAGTAGACAATATCACCTACAGACCATTTATGTTGGTAGTAGAATTTGGGTTGATTTAGATGCTGGCGCAACTGCTCAATCAGTTTAGATTCTTCTTCTGGCTCTAACCCGACAACTTCCACTTCTGTAGCTGCATCTAAGTAAAGATGCTTTTTACCACTTTCTGGATGTGTTCTAACTAAAGGATGGGGAAAGATCGGACTGATTAAAGGAATAGTTTTGTCTAAACGATATAAAGAGCGGGGTGCATTCCGATCTCGCAAAAATGGGTTGTAGGTAATCAACTGCAAATCTGCAATCCGTTCTTTGGTGGTTTCATCTAACGCCTCATAGGCCAAATTTGTATTTAACCAATAAGTATTTCCACCTTGAGAAGGTATTTCCAAAGCATAAAGCAGCGAACCACTAGATGGAGTGGGAGTCCATTTGTGGTCAGAATGGAAAGTTAGTTCTCCAGTACCGGTATAGCCGCCATCGACATTAGAAATCGGAATCACCACTGGGGTTTCTCCTGGTTTAGAAGCCAATACTGGAGTTTCATCAGATGGTACAAAGAGTGCGCCAAAGTAGAGAGAAAAGTTCAAAAGTTCTTTATCGGAGAGCTTTTGGTCTTTGAAAATTAAGATGTGGCGATCGCGCAGTGCTTGCTTAAGTTGTAATATAACTTCAGGTGCGATCGCTTGACTGGCATCAAGATCGGTAACTATCGTTCCCAAAGGAGCATCGATAGGACTTATTTTAACCTTGGTCAAAGTCGAGGTAGGCATAATATTCTCCTGTCTTTTAATTTCTTCTTGGGTATAACTACTTATTAGCTAATACATCTGAAGGAGTAATTTTGGCGTATTCTTCAGGCGTTAAAAAGCCATCTCTAACATTCACCTTTTTCGGGATAAGTCCGAGGCTGTACCACTTATCTGCAACTTCTTGTTGCTTGGTAATAGTTTTCTCAGTAATTGGTAACAACCCATAATCATATTTATTGTGCATTATTTCTAGAGTCGGCGGATCTAGCTGAGTTACAGGAGCAAGCAGTTGTGCTACTTCTTTCGGATGATCCTTAGTCCAGATTTCTGACTTTTCTAACTCCTCTAAAAACACTTTGATTACATCAGGATGAGCCTGATAAAATTGGTGTGAAGTTGAGTAAAAATTGCCAGTATCCCGCAACTTATCACCATCTGCTAAAACACGAGCTATTTTATTTTGTACATTTCTGGTACCGAATGGCTCCCAAATATACCAAGCATCCACCTTATTTTGACTGAATGCTGCATTTGCATCTGCTGGTGCTAAAAAAACTGATTGGACATCGCTTAGTTTCAACCCTGCATCTTCTAATGCTTTAACTAATAAATAGTGCCCAATGGAAGCTTTCTGAAAAGCCACTTTTTTACCATTCAAATCAGTAACATTTTTAATTGAAGAATTTACAGGAACTAAAAGTGAAATAGCTTTACCACTAGGACGTGTAGTAGCTAGATAAACAAGGGGCGCTCCTGCTGCTTGTGAAAATACAGGAGGCGATTCGGCTGTAGATGCAATATCCAATCCATTCGCATTCAGGGCTTCTAGCTGTTGTGGCCCAGCCGCAAACTCAGCCCACTGTACTTTAAAACCCAGAGGCTCTAATCGCTTTTCTAAGGAACCCTGCTTTTCTAAAATTGCTAAAGCGGAAAGTTGTTTGGAACGTACAATCCGTACTACTTGCTTATCAGTTGACTTCTCTGTAGCGCTAGATGAAACTACTGATCCAGGGGAAGCTGCTGACTGTTGAGTGTTATTTTTGGCTTGACTACAACTTGATAGGGTCGTCGATAGCATTAAGCAGTAACCCAAAGCAAATAACAAAGAACGACGTGTTGTTCTGGGGCTTTTTCTGAATTCAAACTTTCCTTTTAAAGCTGGCATGGGTTGTTTTATTGATTTCCTTTAGGTGGTTAGAAAATGATGATTAATTGCAGTATCAAGAACGAAAATGTTTTTTTGAAAACTCCAATCAGTAAATGTTTTTATAACTTCAAAAACTTTACTTATGAAATTAGGGAAGAGAGTGGGTATTACCCACTCTGCAACGACTCGAGGAACTGAAACTTTAATACTTAGGAGGCAAAAATTTAGGAAATGGAGTGAGAAAGGCTCACTCCAGTGTCGTGCTAGTGGAAGATTGAAATTTTTGAGTGAAACTCTGTTTTGTCAGCGTTCAATTTTGCTAGTGCTTGCAAGCGACTAGGATTGTAGCTTTGAGTTCTTCTGTAAAATGTCCAGATGGCTCAACTGCTAGCAGCGCTTCTCTGAGATCCTTTTCAAATGCTGGAGCTTTATCGCCATAGAAAATTTTCAGAGAGAAGGCTGTAGTGTATAAATAGCCGAGATAACTATCGATAGTCCAAGATTTTTCAAATGGCACTTCATAGTTTTCTTGACGAGCAAAAGCCGAATTGCCAATGACGACTTCATGGGGAGGATCGACTGGCTTACGAGTTCCTTGTCCTTGTTGTCCAGTCCGTCGTTCTTCACCTAACCATTTTTTTACTACTCCAACAGCAGCTTGTTTCCAAGGTAGATTGCTTTCCCAAGGGTTGTCACCAGTCTGAAGCAGTGCTAATCCACCATCATCAGTTAGCAATTCATAAAGGCGTTCAAGCACTAATTCGCGTTCCATCCAGTGGAAGGCTCTACCAATAGTAGTTAAGTTAAATTTCCCTAAACTAGAGTCGATTAATTCTGCTCCTTGTTCTAACCAAGTAATATTATTTGCTCCGACTGCTGCTGCTTGGCGTTTAGCTTCTGCAATCATTTCTGGATCGGGATCGATCGCAACAACTTCTTCAAATTGGGTTCGTAGGGGAATTGAAATTAATCCTGGGCCGGTACCTAAATCGAGGAGTCGTCCTTGACCATTGAGATTAAATATTTCGGCTAGTTTATCGAATACAACAGGTGGGTATTTGGTTCTATATTGAGCGTAGCCCTCAGCGGCTCCCTCAAATAAACTTGGGTCGTAAGTTGGAAGTGTTTTTAGTTGAGTCATATCAATTTTGGATTTTGGTAAGGGATTTCCAAGAAATAATTTATTTATCCAAATAAACGAACCACAGAGGCGCAGAGAACGCAGAGAGAGGAGAAATAGAGAGGATCTTTACGTCGGTTTTTGGGGTATTTTTTTAACTCTCATTTCTCCGTGTCCTCTGCGCCTCTGCGGTTCGTTATTTAAGAGAAATGTAGAGTGGGCAAGGCCCACGCTACAAGTGAACAGAGGAAATGGAACATGGAACGTTGTAAAGATGGGCATTGGTCATTGAGAATGGGGCATAGTCATTCTTTCCCTACTCCCCATTCCCCATTTCCTATTTCCCAGCTAGATATTCGTTTGCGGCTTTCTCAACACCTGTACCTTTGAAGAAGTCTTGATTGAGGCTGGTGTACAACTCCAAGGGATGGATGGAGAGGAAGTAGCGGAGGTCTTCTTCGGTAATGATTTCGCGTTCTGCCATTGAGTAAGCGTTGGCGGTGACGGCGGTGATATCAGGCACATCCCAGTGACCGGAATCTGAACCCAAGAAGGCTTTAATGCGTTGGCTTTGCCCGCCGTAGGCATCGCCGAAGGGATTAGCTGCACGATTAAAAGCTTGGCTGACACGGGTATCGTCTGATTCTGTACCGAAGTAGAAATGATTCAAGAAGCGATCGCGCACATCTTCTGGTTTCTCTATTCCCGCTAGTTCAAATTCGTCGAGTTCACCCGGATTTTCTGGAGCTAATAGTTGATGGTGGAATCCTAAACCGTCACCAATTTTATCTAAGCGTCCATCTACCAGTTCGCTACCGTAGCGAGTATATAACTCTACTAATGCTTCCTTGTCGATAATAGCAGGATTGTTATTTGATAACAAATGTTGTTTGTTGCGGGTTTCCCAATGCCAAATAATATCAGCGTATAGACTAGCACCCCAAGCGGAACCACCTTCCAAAAAGGCAAATTTTAATTGCGGAAAGCGGTGGGTAACTCCACCAAAGAACAGCGATTTGCATAATGCTTCTGCTGCAAAGGCAAAGTGATTAATGTGATTGTACTGGGCGTTGGTGACAGAACGCTGAGTTGTCCAACCTTGGCTAGAAGCGTGGGTTGTGGGTACAACTTTCAGTTCTACGCACTTAGCCCAGAATGAATCGTAATTATACTCGCTATCTAAGCCAAAGTTATCAATCCAAACCACTTCGTTAGCGACTTCTTTGCCGTATTTTTCAAAGGCAGGAATTGGACGACGAACGTAACCAGGGATTTGAATTGCTTTGAGTCCTAAAACATTCACTGCATATTCCAACTCTTCAATCCCTTCTTCGGGAGTGTGTAGGGGAATGGCGGCAATGGGTGTTAGGCGATCGCTATAAGGACGGAAAATATCAGCATGGTAAGTATTAACTGCCCGACAAACAGCCCGCCGCATTTCTTCGTTGCCGATATTTGGGGCCATTGTTGCCAAATTGGGGTAGACAACGGCAAAGTCTGTACCTGCTTCTTCCAAGCGCTCATGCAGCAACTTGGGTAAGCTAATGGTAGCCAAATTCAAAGTATTTTTAGTTGGACGACCCCACCAGTTAGGGCGATTGGTGCGATAAGCAAAACGTTCTTCCCAACTTTGCTTGTACCACTTAAAGCGGGAAGATCCTGGCAAATTCTCTTTGAAACGTTCAACAAGTGCAGTTCCACCAACTTGCTCTAAATAATCCAAGACTGCTGGTTCAAATTCTTGGGTATGTACATCGGTGTCAATGATCGGATAACCAAGTTTTTCCCGAATTTGAGCAGACCTGGTTTTTTGTGGGCGGTCTAGAGCGATCGTCATGATAGTTTACCCTAAATTATTCAAATGTTTGTAGGGATTGGCAAAGACCCAGAATCAATCCTTTGTAGAGACGGCGATTTATCGCGTCTCTTAGCTTAATTTCCCAGCCAAAAATTCATCTGCGGTTTTCTCCACAGCCGTACCCTTAAAAAAGTCACGATTCAGGCTGGTGTACAACTCCAAGGGATGAATTGACAGAAAATATTGCAAATCTTCTTCGCTGATAATCTTGCGTTCTACCATTGAATAGGTATTAGCTGCGATCGCAGTAATATCAGGTACGTCCCAATGACCGGAATCAGAACCCAAAAATGCTTTAACTCTATCGCCATAAGGGTTAGCTTTCCGGTTAAAAGCTTGAGCTACACGGGTATCATCGGATTCTGTGCCGAAGTAGAAATGATTCAAGAAGCGATCGCGGATATCCTCTGGCTTCGTTACTCCTGCAACAGCGAATTCATCCAAATCACCTGGTTCTAGGGGAGATACTAAGTCAGCGTGGAAACCTAAACCACTGCCTAGTTGATCCAAACGACCATGTACTAATTCACCACCATAGCGGGTATAAAATTCTAGCAGTTCTTCATAATTAACATTGGCAGGATTGTTATTTTCCACCAAATGATCTTTATTGCGAGTATCCCAGTGCCAAATCAAATCGGTGTACAAACTAGCACCCCAAGCTGCACCTCCTTCTAAAAAGGCAAACTTGAGTGTGGGGAAGCGGTGAGTTACACCACCAAAGAATAAAGATTTACATAGTGCTTCCCCAGCCGATGCAAAGTGACCAATATGGTTGTATTGGTAATTGCTAATGGAACGCCGATTGATCCAGCCCATACCGGAAGAGTGGGTGGTGGGGACAACTTTCAGTTCTACGCACTTCGCCCAGAAGGGATCGTAATCATATTTACTATCTAAGCCAAAAGTGTCAATCCAGATGGCTTCGTTGGCTACTTCTTCGCCATACTTCTCGAAGGCGGGAATTGGGCGGCGGACATGTCCGGGGATTTGAA
The Nostoc punctiforme PCC 73102 genome window above contains:
- a CDS encoding CHASE2 domain-containing protein, coding for MISGLLKKLRVPFVKVQDSRETSNNKSWLQIILVTSVGVTVFIWGIRELKWLQPWELRVYDEMLRSRPAQAPDRRILLVKITDDDLKREKWALSDRTINQLLKKIESYQPRIVGLYLFQPENNNLAINFQNQDNIVSTCLFSSLGRDEIPPPPNFPIDNVGFSDVVSDNENDQILRRSLLFAYSTDNKCTTSFAFGALIGINYLEKQGIEYKFTNKKELQLGKTLFPRLQPNSGSYQHLDTDGYQILLNYRHPNSFADQVTLTQVLSGQVNSSLFKDRLVIIGTTAANLPPGGFYTPYSTLPDQPARMPALFIHAQIASQLISTVLDGRPLIWYWPDWVEFIWMWGWSLLGGIIVWRWQNPLLLLVVGGTALLGLVGICIGLFLQAGWVPLIPSALTLVVSSICVIAYTSYQNQRQTQVIILQVEKQQEAIAQLNILLEDKTAIPDSSLDFPAPIDSPEIKSGDLLLGGRYKMSQVLGSGGFGRTYLAQDTQRPGNPTCVVKKLMPARQDTRFLQVARRLFHSEAEILESLGKHHQIPELLAYFEDDQEFYLIQQYIEGHTLSEELPPVQDVQSELFVIEMFKQVLEVLEFVHQHRVIHRDIKPTNIIRCAQDNRLVLIDFGAVKLMQPPTSDQTELATVAIGTRGYAPPEQFAGHPRLCSDIYALGMIGIQAITGIPPQELHPDPETGNVMWRQTVPVREELAVILDKMVCYHFSDRYQSAAAVLQDLKRM
- a CDS encoding helix-turn-helix domain-containing protein, whose translation is MPAIKQPSIALLVRETRQYLKLSQVKLATMLGVSFHTVNRWENGRTRPSPLAMKQIEKLLYQMGESGEALLAKYF
- a CDS encoding sulfonate ABC transporter substrate-binding protein, yielding MLSNTVVKKSPIIRRLALFVMPGFLALSTTLTSCTSPSDNINSATEPKADPAATKTISFKTKLLRMGYQSSGDLVRVRGVLEKRLEPLGVKVEWAQFAQGPQLIEAMNVGKIDVGSVGETPPIFAQAAGARIVYLAGRRITATSGKGSAIVVPKGSPIKSLAQIKGQKVVFQKGSASHYFIIKALEEVGLKYNDIQVLSMPNVEARGAFIQGTIPVWVTGDPHLALVEKLHGARVLRDATNIGTPGGYYVGTREFAKENPELLRIILEEIDKNGQWAEANRQEVAKLISPILKIDLPIQEIISGRANYRLKGINPELMKAQQSVADLFYNEKILPKKIDVQEALLTSKEYAAITPPTLISEK
- a CDS encoding aliphatic sulfonate ABC transporter substrate-binding protein — encoded protein: MAFFKDLQQSHISINKPIKSKIENLKHFLRTVNLISNKSLAIKAEAKYKIERNYLSLLVAAFSLTIPISIVGCSQENKTTQNEASPISTEAQSQSVSNTPQKQEVRIVSSKLGSLAVMRKQGTLEKSLVAKNFTVKWLEFAAGPQALEALNAGSLDIAATAESPPIFAQAAGTPLVYVVTTAFNGRGVSFLVPKNSPIKSAADFKGKKVSFQKASIAHYVLLKALQKDKLKLTDVQSIFLPPPDANVAFSQGGLDVWVTWEPYITRAIQKNIGRVLIDGQGLQDIGSFYSTSRKFAKEHPEVLKIFLEELTKADEWSKKNPDKLAELVSPDVGIDVPTLKEIQAKSVYGLLPITEQVVTKQQQIADLWYSQGLLPKKVNVRDGVLTPKEYAAFIPESIKSK
- a CDS encoding TauD/TfdA dioxygenase family protein, producing MPTSTLTKVKISPIDAPLGTIVTDLDASQAIAPEVILQLKQALRDRHILIFKDQKLSDKELLNFSLYFGALFVPSDETPVLASKPGETPVVIPISNVDGGYTGTGELTFHSDHKWTPTPSSGSLLYALEIPSQGGNTYWLNTNLAYEALDETTKERIADLQLITYNPFLRDRNAPRSLYRLDKTIPLISPIFPHPLVRTHPESGKKHLYLDAATEVEVVGLEPEEESKLIEQLRQHLNQPKFYYQHKWSVGDIVYWDNQATLHYRQAFDPNERRVLKRVSLAGSRPF
- a CDS encoding aliphatic sulfonate ABC transporter substrate-binding protein, with product MPALKGKFEFRKSPRTTRRSLLFALGYCLMLSTTLSSCSQAKNNTQQSAASPGSVVSSSATEKSTDKQVVRIVRSKQLSALAILEKQGSLEKRLEPLGFKVQWAEFAAGPQQLEALNANGLDIASTAESPPVFSQAAGAPLVYLATTRPSGKAISLLVPVNSSIKNVTDLNGKKVAFQKASIGHYLLVKALEDAGLKLSDVQSVFLAPADANAAFSQNKVDAWYIWEPFGTRNVQNKIARVLADGDKLRDTGNFYSTSHQFYQAHPDVIKVFLEELEKSEIWTKDHPKEVAQLLAPVTQLDPPTLEIMHNKYDYGLLPITEKTITKQQEVADKWYSLGLIPKKVNVRDGFLTPEEYAKITPSDVLANK
- a CDS encoding class I SAM-dependent methyltransferase, with translation MTQLKTLPTYDPSLFEGAAEGYAQYRTKYPPVVFDKLAEIFNLNGQGRLLDLGTGPGLISIPLRTQFEEVVAIDPDPEMIAEAKRQAAAVGANNITWLEQGAELIDSSLGKFNLTTIGRAFHWMERELVLERLYELLTDDGGLALLQTGDNPWESNLPWKQAAVGVVKKWLGEERRTGQQGQGTRKPVDPPHEVVIGNSAFARQENYEVPFEKSWTIDSYLGYLYTTAFSLKIFYGDKAPAFEKDLREALLAVEPSGHFTEELKATILVACKH